In the bacterium SCSIO 12741 genome, TCACTCGAATGTGGGGTTGCGGAGCTCCATCGATGTACATGTTCCACCCTTGACCGTAATAGATTTCAGAGAATACCGCTAACCCGCCAGACGGACTGTTGGATTGATACCTCATCTGATTGGAACGGAAGGAAAGCATGTCAATCTTACCCTGGCTGCTGGCAAAATCCTGAGAAGTCAATTTTCCGGCAAACTTCTGATCAACCACAGCTGTGTTTCGTGGATCAATTTGCCCCAGTTTCTGAATCTCTTCATCCGGGTTTTCTGCGGTCACCACGCTTTGAACGAACCAGGCATTCCCATAGCCATAAGGGTTTGGAATAACAGCTGCTTCTGGATTGTATTTCACATACTTCATGTTCAGCATGTTCAACACCTTTAAGCGCTCCAATACCTGCATAATATCCTGACCACCTCCACGCAAGGAAGTGATGATCTGATTTCCTTCTGATCTTAGGTAAAAGTCAATCAAGTCCTGGTAGCGCCCCATCTTCACCGGAGAATAACCGCCAATGGATTTGTGGAAGAAAGAAGTTCTTGAATCTTCGAATGAGCCTCCTAAATTGAACACCCGGAAATTGGTATTCTGCTCCAATACACGGAACTGCTCGTTAGCTACTGCATACTTCTCAAAAGCACGAGTATCCTTATCCAAATTCTTGCGAGCATCTTCTCCGGCCATTTGAATCTGAGCCGCCAATTGGTTATTGTCACGAGATTCGGCATTCATCACTGAAAGGTCTGCTGCATCCGGCAATTCGGCGTACATGTAGTCTCGTTTCTTTTCCCAGTTTTCGTACTTACCTCTACTCTTTTCGTTGTTGAAGTATTCCTTGTCTACCGTCCACAAGTCCACCGTACACAGCAAACCGACTGCAATGGCGAGCGGTATCGTTTGTTTTCGGCGAACGAGAACGAAAGTTAATCCAGCTCCAATCAAGACAATGATCAAGGTTCGAGTAGCTGAAGAAGACACCATATCGGTACGGAAATCTTCAATCTCCTCTTGCATCTTGGCCACTTGGGCATCACTGGCCTTTCCTTGCGCTACCAGCCCATCGTATTGGCTGATTTCGGCCTGACTAAACAGGTCTACCAAAGTAGAAGGTGTAGACGTAAAAATGAGAAGAACTACAGTCACACCACCAACCACGCTTACTAAAGCATCGCGGGTCTTTTTGGTGGTCAGCAATTCTGGATTTTTCAATAAACGATCCAATCCCAGGAAGCCAATTAAGGGCACCAAAAGGTTAACTCCCATGAGCGCAATGGTAGGAGCTCTAAACTTGGAGTACATCGGAAGAATGTTGATCAAAAGCTCGGTAAAGGCCAGGAAGTTCTTCCCCCAGGCGATCATGATGAAGAGCAGAACACTTATGGCCGCAGCCCATTTCAGTTCGCCTTCTACAAGAATTAATCCCAGGAAAAAGAGAAGGCATACAAAAGCCCCTAAATAGGTAGGCCCTGATGTAAATGGCTGATCACCGAAATAGGAGTAAATAGGAAATCCAGGTCTCACTTCTACGCTTTTGGATCCACCACCTTTGGCATTTGGAACCAGCAAAGACCAGGTTTCATCAATACCTAAACTCCACATGGTAATGTAGTCTACATCCAATCCACCCTCGGTCCTGTTTTCATTAACCTGACCATTGGGGAGTAAAGTCAATTCGCTTCCACCGCGCATGGTGGCTTTGGAATACTCATACGAGCAATAAAGAACGGCTGCATTGGTAAGGACTCCAAAAACTGCAGCAACCACCAACAATCCCATTTTTCGGGCAAAATCGGGGAGGACCTTCTCTTTGAGCGCCTTCACGCCGTAAGCAATAACCAATACAATGATAAACAGGGTAAAATAGTAGGTCACCTGAATGTGTCCAGCGAAGATTTCTAAGGACGCAAAAAGCGTACAGACGAGTAGCCCCCAGAGCCACCTCTTCCCTTCCAGTATCATGAGGATTCCCGCCAGCAAGGCCGGCAGATAGCCAATGGCCCGAAGTTTTGTGTTGTGCCCCGCTTCGATCAATATGACAAAATGCGTGGTTAGCCCAAAGGCAAGTGCCCCGGCTATGGCCAGATAGGGGTTGACCCTGAGCGATACCAGCAGAAAGTAAAAGGCCAGAAAACAAAGGAACAAGGAGCCTATAGGTCGATATAAAAATCCGGTAAAAACACTGTCTAAAAAGCGCAGTAAATTGGACGGATAGGATACCGAAGTTTGAAAGGTAGGCATACCACTGAACAAGGAATTGGTCCACAAGGGTTCATCCTCGTAGGTTTCGCGGTGATCTTTGATCTCTTTCACCATACCTTTAAACTTGGAGATATCACTTTGCTTTAACTGATATCCTTGAAAGGCCGGGGTGAAATAAGCGAAAATAACCCCATAAAAAACCACTATTGCGAGCACATGAGGCAATAGCTTTTTATAGTCCAGGGAGAATGCCATAGGTACTTGATTTAAGGTTTACAAACGTAGTAAAATAAAGATAAGATCCTCCGGTAATCCGGCCTCTTCTACTCTACTTCTTCAAAGTCGATGTACTCACCACCTGGAAAGTCATCTCCCGACTTTTTCTTCTTATCTGCCGGACGCTTGACGTACACCTCATCACGGGTATTGTTCACCCGCTCACCCCTGTTGGATGGCGAAGGCCCATTTTGGGCCTGTTCGCGCATCTTTTTCTCTACCCGTTTGGCCACCATTCGCAAAACGATTGGCGTCAAATAGCGAAACAAAAACCTGAATCCGTAAAAGGTCAGAAGCAGGATTAATATGGTCGTTATCGCATTTGTTACGGCCAGTAGCATTACTTACTCAAGTACAGGTTCCGTTCGGAATAAATTTTTCGGAAATAAGGATCTTTTAGGTTATCCACGAAGTAGATTGCCTCTCCGGTTGACTTCATCTCTGGCCCTAACTCTTTGTTTACGTTCGGGAATTTGTTGAAGCTAAATACTGGAATCTTAATGGCGTATCCTTTCTTGTGCGGATTGAAATCAAAATCGGTTACCTTTTTCTCACCCAGCATCACCTTGGTCGCGTAGTTCACGTAAGGTTCCTGATAAGCTTTGGCGATAAATGGAACGGTTCTCGAAGCTCTTGGATTTGCTTCAATTACATATACCTTATCGTCTTTGATGGCAAACTGAATATTGATCAGTCCAACGGTATTCAATTCTACCGCCAACTTATTCATGTGGTCTTCGATCTGCTGCATCACAAAGTCTCCTAAGTTGTAAGGAGGCAGCACCGCGTAACTATCACCGGAATGGATACCCGCTGGCTCAATGTGTTGCATAATTCCCAGGATGTGAACATTTTCACCATCGCAAATGGCATCTGCTTCGGCTTCAATGGCTCCATCGAGAAAGTGATCCAGAAGAATTTGGTTTTCAGGCATATCGCGAAGGATATCTACCACGTGATGTTCCAGTTCTTCCCGGTTGATCACAATTTTCATTTTCTGACCACCCAATACATAACTTGGACGAACCAAAAGTGGGAAACCTAACTCATCGGAAAGTTCCAAGGCTTGCTCAGCAGAATCCACTACTCCAAACTTAGGGTAAGGGATGTTGCATTTTTTGAGCAACGTGGAAAAACGACCGCGGTCTTCTGCCAAATCCAGAGATTCGAAGGAAGTACCTAAAATCTTAATGCCATATCGTTGAAGCTTCTCAGCCAATTTAAGCGCCGTTTGGCCACCTAACTGAACGATTACGCCTATTGGGTTCTCGTGGCGGATAATGTCGAAAATATGCTCCCAGAACACAGGCTCGAAGTAAAGCTTGTCGGCCGTATCAAAATCGGTGGATACGGTTTCTGGGTTACAATTGATCATGATGGTTTCATAACCACACTCTTTCGCAGCTAAAACCCCATGCACACAGCAATAGTCAAATTCAATTCCTTGTCCAATACGGTTTGGTCCAGAACCCAGAACTACTACTTTAGGCTTATCTGAGGTATTGTCTGACTCATTCTCTCCATCAAAAGACGAGTAGTAATAAGGCGTTTGCGCAGGGAATTCGGCGGCACAGGTATCTACCAGTTTGTAAACCCGCTTAATGTCCATTTCGTGGCGCTTCTCGTATACCTTACTTTCCAAACAACGTAACAAGTGTGCAATTTGACGATCGGCGTAACCTTTTTGCTTGGCTTCAAAAAGCAATTCACGTGGAATGGAATCCAAGGTATGCTTCTCAATAGCTGCTTCAATCGAGATCAACTCTTCGATTTGCTTCAAGAACCAAAAGTCAATCTTGGTTTTCTCATGAATAGTTGCAAAAGGAATTCCGAGTTTAATCGCGTCGTAAATATGGAAAAGGCGATTCCAACTTGGTCTCGCCAATGATTTCAAAATTTCATCTTGGTTGGTTAACTCTTTACCGTCAGCACCCAATCCGTTTCGACGAATTTCGAGAGACTGACAGGCTTTTTGAAGAGCTTCCTGGAAGGAACGTCCAATACCCATTACCTCACCTACAGACTTCATCTGAAGACCCAATTCGCGATCAGATCCCTTGAATTTGTCAAAGTTCCAACGAGGGATTTTTACGATTACGTAATCCAAAGTAGGCTCGAAGAAGGCGGATGTGGTTTTGGTGATTTGGTTATCCAATTCATCCAAGGTATATCCGATAGCCAACTTAGCGGCAATCTTCGCAATCGGGTATCCGGTAGCTTTAGAAGCCAATGCCGAAGAACGAGAAACCCGAGGGTTAATCTCAATGGTGATAATGTCTTCCTTCTCATCCGGACTTACTGCAAACTGTACGTTACATCCACCGGCAAAGTCACCGATTGAGCGCATCATCTTGATGGCCATGTCACGCATTTTCTGGTACGTTCTATCTGAAAGGGTCATCGCCGGAGCCACAGTGATACTGTCTCCGGTGTGAATACCCATTGGATCAAAGTTTTCAATGGAACAGATAATGATCACATTGTCGTTGGAATCACGGAGCAATTCAAGCTCAAATTCCTTCCACCCCAAAAGGGCTTTATCAATCATTACCTCATGGATCGGAGAACTGTGCAGTCCCCGGTTGAGAAGTTTCTCAAAATCTTCTTGCTCATGTACAAAAGAAGCTCCCGATCCACCTAATGTGTAGGACGGACGAATACAAAGTGGGAAACCAAATTCCTGAGCAATTTCCTTACCTTCCAGGAAGGATTTTGCCGTACTCTGAGGAGCCATTGGCACGCCGATGTCATCCATCAACTCACGGAAACGTTGTCTATTTTCCGTAATTTCAATGGCATCGATGTTCACCCCGATGATGCGAACACCATATTCTTCCCAGATTCCAACATTGTCACACTCGATACAGAGGTTAAGTGCCGTTTGCCCACCCATGGTAGGTAGCACCACATCAATGTCATCATGTTCCTGAAGAATCTTTTCAATACTCTCCAGCTCCAATGGGAGTAGATAAATGTTATCCGCGATTACCCGGTCTGTCATAATCGTTGCCGGGTTGGAATTGATCAAGGTAACCTCGATTCCTTCCTCCTTTAAAGACCTTGCGGCCTGAGATCCCGAATAATCAAATTCGCAGGCCTGACCAATAACGATGGGGCCGCTTCCAATAATCAAAGCGTGCTTAATGCTTGTATCCTTTGGCATAATAAGTGGGGTGAATTAGAGATTTTTCTTGACATCCGGGAGTTGTCCCTAAGTTTCCGGATGCAAGTCCTGAATTTTGCAATATGAACTGTGATGCAGTGATAAAAATTCAGACTTTTGAACGCAACTATCGGGCTGCGAATTTAAGGCAATTAGTTGGCCCGGAATATGCCTGGAAAGAATAAGTTTTCCATGAATATGAACAATTCAAAAATAATCCGGTTCGGAAACTGGAAAATTGAGTACTGTACCTTCGGGGAGGGCCCTGAAGTTTTGTTGTCTTTCCATGGTTTTGGAAAGCACTTTCGCGATTTTGAAGCTATGGTTCCAACCTTGGGACAGCGATTTCGGTTTGTATCGGTTCATCTACTCTTTCACGGGGAAAGCATTCCGGATGAAGTTCCCAATCGTCCCATTGCTTTTGAACGCAGCGACTTAATGGAACTGCTTCATGTGCTAAAAAAGGATGAAGGTTTCGATCGCTTTTCGTTGCTGGGCTACAGCCTTGGAGGAAAACTTGTACTCACCTTGGCCGAGATGGTACCGGAGCAAATTGATCACGTTTTTCTCATTGCTCCCGACGGAGTAGGAATAAACCCCTGGTACTATTTTTCGAGCCGGACAGCTCTTGGTCAACGTCTTCATCATTGGTCTATTCAAAACCATACCGTCATTGACGGGCTATATCAAATAGTGATGGGTTTTAAAATCGTACCGAAAAACCTGACGCAGTTTGCCTACGACATGCTGAAAGACCACGATCACAGCACCCTTATTTACAATACCTGGCTCACCTACCGTCGATTGATTCCCGATCAGGATAAATTGGTCAATGATTTGGCCAAGCATGAGGTAAACATTCAATTTTTTGTTGGTATCCGCGATCAGCTGATTCCTCTAAAACCCTTGCAACGACTTTGCGCCCGATTGCATGGGGAACATCCCATCACCGAATTTGAGGGTGGCCATCAAATCTCCTTTGTAAAGGTGGCCAAGTTGATTGATGAACGAATGGAGCCAGTAGGCTTCGAAAAAGGCAGTTTCGCTATACCCAAAACCTCGAGTAGCGATTCCAAGTAACTGGTGTAGAATGAATCACCTCTAAGCCTGGAAATGAACCTTTGATTTGAATTTTGTGAAAAACACCCAACCTCTAAAAAAGCTGAACGGTTAATTCTTAAAACAGCTTAGCATCCAATTTTGGACAAACCGTTCCATCTATGACGCAAACTAAATTCGAGCTCTTCGAATACTGGAATTTTCTGGCCTCCTGTCCCTCTCACCCGTTACCACTGGCCAAATTCCAATGGAATAATTTACCGAATACTAGTATGCAGGCTGAAACTTGTGACAATCAAGCATCACCCGACCCGCACCAGCGAGGTTCAGCCCAAAGTTTTTCTACTTATCGGTTCTAAGGGCTGTTCCTCCTGCAGGTGCGAATTTTCAAAAAACATTCGAATTTTACCAGCCTCTGAATAACGATAAGATTTTTTACATCGGGAATAGGTAATGGGAACTCCCATGGATTTGACTTCTTCTATGAGTTCGTAGAGCCTTCTGAGAGATACCTCCATTTTTCGAGCGAATTCTTCTGGTGACCCAGTTGCTTCCCGCCGAATTAAGCTGTCCATTTTTCTCAAACGGACAACCGCTTTGATCATACTCATGACAGTCTAAGGTTTACGTAATTGAAACCCTAAGATACGATGTCAGAAAGCCAATAAAAAGATAAACTGAGCTTTCTTTCCCAACTGCCAGAATCAGTTTCCCGAATGAATTTAACCCTATCTATTGATGCGGAAATAGCGCACTGGTGCGGATTCCAGCAA is a window encoding:
- a CDS encoding DUF4834 family protein is translated as MLLAVTNAITTILILLLTFYGFRFLFRYLTPIVLRMVAKRVEKKMREQAQNGPSPSNRGERVNNTRDEVYVKRPADKKKKSGDDFPGGEYIDFEEVE
- a CDS encoding alpha/beta hydrolase, whose protein sequence is MNNSKIIRFGNWKIEYCTFGEGPEVLLSFHGFGKHFRDFEAMVPTLGQRFRFVSVHLLFHGESIPDEVPNRPIAFERSDLMELLHVLKKDEGFDRFSLLGYSLGGKLVLTLAEMVPEQIDHVFLIAPDGVGINPWYYFSSRTALGQRLHHWSIQNHTVIDGLYQIVMGFKIVPKNLTQFAYDMLKDHDHSTLIYNTWLTYRRLIPDQDKLVNDLAKHEVNIQFFVGIRDQLIPLKPLQRLCARLHGEHPITEFEGGHQISFVKVAKLIDERMEPVGFEKGSFAIPKTSSSDSK
- the carB gene encoding carbamoyl-phosphate synthase large subunit, with the protein product MPKDTSIKHALIIGSGPIVIGQACEFDYSGSQAARSLKEEGIEVTLINSNPATIMTDRVIADNIYLLPLELESIEKILQEHDDIDVVLPTMGGQTALNLCIECDNVGIWEEYGVRIIGVNIDAIEITENRQRFRELMDDIGVPMAPQSTAKSFLEGKEIAQEFGFPLCIRPSYTLGGSGASFVHEQEDFEKLLNRGLHSSPIHEVMIDKALLGWKEFELELLRDSNDNVIIICSIENFDPMGIHTGDSITVAPAMTLSDRTYQKMRDMAIKMMRSIGDFAGGCNVQFAVSPDEKEDIITIEINPRVSRSSALASKATGYPIAKIAAKLAIGYTLDELDNQITKTTSAFFEPTLDYVIVKIPRWNFDKFKGSDRELGLQMKSVGEVMGIGRSFQEALQKACQSLEIRRNGLGADGKELTNQDEILKSLARPSWNRLFHIYDAIKLGIPFATIHEKTKIDFWFLKQIEELISIEAAIEKHTLDSIPRELLFEAKQKGYADRQIAHLLRCLESKVYEKRHEMDIKRVYKLVDTCAAEFPAQTPYYYSSFDGENESDNTSDKPKVVVLGSGPNRIGQGIEFDYCCVHGVLAAKECGYETIMINCNPETVSTDFDTADKLYFEPVFWEHIFDIIRHENPIGVIVQLGGQTALKLAEKLQRYGIKILGTSFESLDLAEDRGRFSTLLKKCNIPYPKFGVVDSAEQALELSDELGFPLLVRPSYVLGGQKMKIVINREELEHHVVDILRDMPENQILLDHFLDGAIEAEADAICDGENVHILGIMQHIEPAGIHSGDSYAVLPPYNLGDFVMQQIEDHMNKLAVELNTVGLINIQFAIKDDKVYVIEANPRASRTVPFIAKAYQEPYVNYATKVMLGEKKVTDFDFNPHKKGYAIKIPVFSFNKFPNVNKELGPEMKSTGEAIYFVDNLKDPYFRKIYSERNLYLSK